The Arachis ipaensis cultivar K30076 chromosome B03, Araip1.1, whole genome shotgun sequence region TTTTATTAGTTTTTCTAAGTAATGGGGTATCTGGAATTACGTTCGGAGTTATGTTTTTCCATTGGATGGGGACCAATCTTACTCTTGATTTGAATTTTAGTATAAAAATGATCTTTTTAATGTTCTAGTTTATTCTTTGTAACTTTTTCTTTATGAGGATTTGTGTTGCATGGTTGTCTCCCTTTTGGAATTTTGTGGATCAATTGAGACTGGATGTGTTTTTCTGTGGTTGGATTTTTGGCTGAATTTCGGTGGCATGTGTTTGTTTTGGCATTTGATTGGATTATGACCATTCATTTGAGGGGAATGAATTGGCTTGGATTTGTTTTGTTGTGCTTTTGATGTTGATGGATTTGTTTTGCAATAAAGAATTCAATGGCTTTGTGGGGGGTTTGATTATTCAATGATGGGTCCAGTTTGTTAGGTCATGAGTTCCGGCTTATCTGGCAAGAGTTTTCATGTTGCAAGCAATGATTTCCAGTTCCTGTGTATAATTCCTGTATCAATAGTACACTAATCCCTTACTTGTGAAGCTTGATCCATGTTTTGTAATTGAGTCTTGCACGATTCAAAGTTATGATGTGAAGGTGTGAACATGGTACTTCATAACTTTCATCGGTACTTAATGTATCGTCCGTATCTGTTCATCGTCAACCAAGTTGAAATTTTGAttgtggaagaaaaagaactttgaATTTAGCTAGCTTTTTGGTGAAACACTACTTTTAGAGGTCATGAGTCAAGCATATAAAAATGTAGAAGGTTAAAGCATGTGTagttaaagaaaaaagaatataAATTTGGGAAGTTGTCGTTGACAAGTGACGATGCGACGTCTGGTTAACTATTTTGGACCATGGATTGACCAAAACTTTGTTCTTCAGCTCTAAGATTGCCTGATAAACAATGAAATTGTAAACTCTCATGGAGTATTTTTGGACTAAAAATGACAGGAACTTGTGTTGCAGTTGATTTGATATACTAATGACCTACATCCGAATGATTGTAGTTAGATCTCAAATGAAAATATGTCATATTGATCTTTTGCTCCCTAATTTAGGGATTTTGTTCCTGTTACTTCTTGCCCTGCTGTCATGATATTGTTGTGTTGTTGTCAAAGAAATGATATGtaaaatggaacatttgtaagtcagaggttattgattttgaaGTATCTTTTTTCGACGTATGCAGATACGATTATTCAGGCTATGGACAATCATCGGGGAAGGTAATGGGTATATACACTTATTTCTTGTTTATTTAGTACTCTTAATCATTGCAGGCAAACGAATGCCGAAAAATTTGTTTATCTTTGATGCTCTCTTGCAGCCAAGTGAGCATAATACGTACGCCGACATTGAAGCTGCATATAAGTATCTGGAAGAGAACTACGGGACAAAGCAAGAAGACATAATCCTTTATGGTCAATCTGTTGGCAGCGGCCCTACTTTGGATCTCGCGGCTCGTTTACCCCGACTGAGGGCTGTTGTTCTCCACAGCCCTATACTATCTGGGTTGAGAGTCATGTATCCTGTGAAGCGGACATACTGGTTCGACATTTATAAGGTTAGATTCTTCATTGTCCGATGTGCTTAATGTCATTTGATTTGAGGATTACATACATGCAGCATTCTATCCCTGAACTAACTCCTGTTATTGTCGTGCCGTTGTGCAGAACATCGATAAAATTCCATTGGTCAAGTGTCCGGTGCTAGTAATTCATGTAAGTAATCTATTGGCAGGTTTAACTTTTCACTTCGTCATTTTTTCGTCCAATAATTAACTTTCATATGTTATCATAATTTCTTCGATTGGGATCGTCAACTCGGGCTTAGCATCAAAGTGACAAATGCAGTCTAATTAATGCAAATAATCTGCACTATTTTACTTGGTTGATAAATTTTCCTGCTAAATCTTGTAATGTAAAATCGTGATACGACATGAACTGGTATTCGGCACAAGAAAAAGGATTCTGTTTCTACCAGCCTTTGCAGCTGATTGAAACATTTTTAAGTTGTATTCAAGTGATCATGCTTTCTATGTAGTTATGTTTACGGGTACTAATGTCGAATTTGGCTGTGTGTGTACTTTTCTTCAGGGAACTGCCGATGAGGTCGTCGATTGCTCTCATGGCAAGCAATTGTGGGAGCTATGCCAACAGAAATATGAACCTCTATGGCTCAAAGGAGGAAACCACTGTAATTTGGAACTCTTCCCGGAATACATTCGACATCTCAGAAAATTCATATCTACTGTAGAAAAGGCGCCGTCGCAAAGACTAAGTTTTAGGAGGAGTGTAGATAGAGTTGAACAATCCAGGGGAAGTGTTGATACCTTTGAAACTCCGAGGAAGAGCACTGATCAGAGGGACAAACCGAGGAAGAGTGTCGATAGGACCGAGAAGCTGAAATTCCACGAGTACAAAATCAATAATGCAGACAAATTGGAGAAGTTGCGAGTCCATTTCGACCAGGTGGAGAGGTCGCGAAGGAGCGTGGAGTACGACAAGTCTAGAATCATGGACTTGCAAGATAAGTCCAGGAGAAGCGTCGATGTCCAGTTCGAGAGGCCGAGGAAGAGCATCGATTGGCTCGACAGAGTTCGCCCCGGCTAAACCAACCTCTTCTTGAAGCACAATGTTACATTGGAGATACTGAATTTGCAACATGGGAGGGGGGAAAATACAAAGAAGAATACAGACACAATTACTTACACTGAGAGGGGGGTTTTAACTTATGGTTTGAAGAATGCAATATGTTGCTCTTGCAGTTTCATACTTCCATTGCAATGTTCATGTAGATTTGGATATGTTGGTATTGGATattcttagttcttcttcttcttcttcttcttcttcttaatatTATTTCTTCTCattattcttattttcaaatGAAGTGACTCTAACCTTGTTTTTAGTATTAAAATGAACTTAATATCAAAGGTGGGCACTCCTATGATTTGTAAAAATTCACATGAATTGAATTATAGAATAAGGCTTTATTATTTGTTATAGCAACAATCACCTCCTTTGTAAAAATAAGCTCTTGtacaaatttcaaaaaatttaaaacaatgaTTAAACTCAATTTCTTTGTTCAAAGTTATAATCTTTATTGGTGAAAATTTTGTGGCCACTCTTTGAAATTGCAAGAGCTGTTTGCTGGGATAATTGTAGTCATTGTTTTatattggtttaattactctgttggttcttatagtttcgcaaaattttcaattaggtctctaacttttttttttattttaaccgagtctttgtaccaatttttttttaattggacctctacactttttttttccttttatttaggtctatgtaccaatttttttttctatcctatagaattaagccaattactactaagagggacttaattgaaaaaaaatttggtgcagggacccaattaaaaagaaaaaaagtatattgacctaattgaaaatttcacgaaactatagagaccaacagaataattaaaccttttataTTATTGTTTACAAGTGTAATTGCAAATTGCAAAGTTACTATCGATCATTCTACCTACAGACAAAAAATCAGCTACTAAATCAATTAATCGTATCAaatatgttagaatataaaataAATGAGATAATACATGTATTTATAGACAAACACAAGATAACTAACTTTCTTTTGTTTCTCACGGTATCTCTTAACTCGACAAGTCAAGAACTAATTCATCGCAAATCTGAGCTCCGTTTAAGGGGTTTTGTCGTTAACCAATGGGTTATTGCATACATAAAACGGAATTCGAAAATTTCAACACTTATTTAAATGAATGAGTGACCTGACTATTCGATCTATCCAAATTGATTTACACAAGATAATTAATTTGATAGCTGATTTTCGatatacttttaatatttttgtgtTACTAGTGCAAGGTACATTGCATATTtgcattttttttgaaattgcaATGACAATTATTACATAAATGTGACCACAATTTAAAATTTGAGCGTCCTTGAAGAGAGCTAtgagtgaaaagaaaaagaagtgaattTAAAACGTGGAATTTCCGCAATGATACAAAAGCTGTATGTTGTAGAATAGCTTAATGCTGGGTTCCAAAAGGCAAAAGCTAAAGCTTCTGTTCAAATTCAAGAGAAGGAAGGTTCAATCATGGAGTTGACTCAAGTTATGTTGCTTTGGATTCACTTTTCTAACTTTTAACATTCAGTAACTTTATTTCTTTTATGCCATCAAGTTGAACTTATGATTGCAAACAAAATAATTCACATTTTTTGGTTCAAGGATGTGCGTTATTACAAGTGgactaagaaaaaaaatagacaaaaatatatattttgtttctaTCATTTTAAAAATTATCCGTAATGttaattttctttagttttattttaaaaatttaaaaataaatttcaattttattttttttaaagtcaaAAGAAACTCAACACATACAACCAGGAAATAAAAGTGTAACAACTCTTATATCATTTTCGGCATAGTCATCAATGACATGAGTTTGTTTCACACCATTCCTTAAAACTACAAAAAGATTTAACAATGCATTCCATCGCTACCGTTGTCTTGTTCTAAAAAATGAGTTCATTCCTATACAACCAGATATTCCAAATCACGGAAAAAAATCCCAGTAACTATGTTTTACGCTCGTCTTTTCTCGAAGGCATCATCCTCCAACTCTTAAAGTGTTCTCTGATGGACCCTGGGCAACACCAAACCCGACCCACATAAGTAATCCATGCGCACCATACCTGTCAAGCATACTCACACCAGTGGCGGAGCCACGTTATAGAGAAGGGGGGCAATGGCCCCCCCAAAATAAATAATATGTATGtataagttttaatttttaatttagtttttttttatttttaattttcctttcttCTTAACTTATATTTTTCATGTTGGCCCCTCCCAAAAAAATTTCTAGCTCCGCCTCTGACTCACACGTAACAAACAAATGTTGTACAGTTTAAACAAATGTTGTACGGTTTCAAGTTTCTTGTTACACATCACACATATATTGTAATTCTGATCAATAATGCCAAATTTACTCAAGCAATTATTTGTATTAACTCGGTCTATTAGTACAAACCAAGTAAATAATTCAACTCGAGAGAAAACTAATCCTTTTTGGATTCCATTCATGTATTaatattaatttgattaattatccaaatcagtttctaaaatttttaaaattgaacatTTTAGTCTCTCAACTtttgaaataaacaaaaaatttcttAAAATTCAACTCCAGCATACAAATCAATCATAGCCTTATTTTTTCGTCAATAATAAATTAATACAATACAATATGTGATAGTCAATTACTCATGTGTACAACTAGACAAATTAAAAAGAACAAtataatacaatatatatattaattcaaGTCTCTATGTCATTTTTTTGTCAAGAGAAATAAAACCAAAGATTAATTTGTTCCAAAATCAAATTCTTGATAGAATTTTTTGTATATTTCAAAAATTGAAGAACTAAAATGTCTGAACTGATTTAGAtaattattctattaattttGAGAGCTCAAGTTTGTTTTCAACTATTAATTTTACTTCAAAAAATTGCACTTGAATTTTCGTTGTCAATATTATATAAGAGTATTCAAATATCCTAATGTCGCCTAAGCAATGTTAAAAGGAAAACTAGAACAGAGAGTAActaacaaacaaaaaaaatgattAACAAATATGttatgataaataaaaataaataaataaattgtgaaattatttgttcttgttcttcttgttcttcctgGAATACACCATTCCCCGAATGCCATCAGGGTCAGCAACAAACCCTAGAGGCCTATAGAATCCAAGAACCCTAGGCTCCGAGTAAAGAGCAATGTTCACGATCCCTTTTTCTAGAAGCTCCGATATCATTCTCTCCATAACCGCTTTCCCAAGCCCAACTCCTTGGAACGATGGATCCACTACCACGTCCCATATTATCGCGTTGAACACTCCGTCGCCGGTTGCCCTCGCAAACGCCACCGGCCGCCGTGTACGGAGGTACTCCACCCACAGCAGCGATTCAGTGTGCTCCAGCGCCACGCGGATCTTCTCCGGATCTCGCTTCGGGAACCCTACCGCCACGAAGACGCCGTTGAGATCGTCGAGGTTGAGGCCGTCGGCGCTTCGGCGGAGGACGAAGCCGCGAGATTCGAGGACCTCGTCGGAGATGGAGAGAGGGTAGCTTGTGGCGTTGGTTGGGGTTTGCGATGAAACGACGACGTTTCGGGTTTTGAGTTTGGGTTTGAGTTGGAGGCGGAGAGAAGGGAGAGGACTCGAGATGATGCCACGTAAGAgcattatattataattattattactattatattatgtatttttttaaaaaaaaaagaaaatttgaaaaaaaaaaaattggaaagttGGTAGTGTTTAAAGGTTTAAGGGCCTTGTGAAATagatgatgaagattgaagatGTGAGTCATTATATTTGATGAAGTGAATAggattttttgttgttgttgtgattTGTGGTTGTGAGAGAGGCTTTTGTGGATAACGTTTGTGTTGTTTGGTTGGGAGAATTTTGTGCAACAAGTGTTTCTTTTTTTTGATAAAAGAAGGCTTgtgttaattaatttaaattgatcGAGTAGTCAATTTATTCAAGTATTCGAAATTCGAATTTCATTTTGTGCATGTAATAATTTATATCTGTGACGGATTAATTCTAAACCTGGGAGTTAAAAGAATATGGTGGACAATAAAAAAAGAGGCTTgtgttcaataataataataattttgattAGAATAAGAGCTTTAAAGAACAGAAGAACATATAATATGTGTTGTTGATGCTATGTCCTTGTCAACTTCAGCACACATATTGTTGAGAGTTGAGACAACCCTGCCTAGGAATGTTGCAGTGTTTCTGCATAATGTCAACTCCCTGTATTGGATATTTCAACTTGGATTGGGGCTAATCTtagctttattttgaattttattataaaattatatattttttttattttatatgttgATTAAAATTTAAGGTTCAatccctttctctttttttttttagctcAAGTAAATTTCAACAGGGAGATATAAATTCTGACAAATCTATGACAATAAAAAGTATTAACATCCTCGTAATAATAAAATTAGTAAATgggaaaataaaaattcaattattattaaatttgcaatttttattttatgtaagTTTTATTAGGTCAGTATCTTGTTTTAAAATGAGCAAACTCTTATTACCTCATTTTTTTTATGTAACTTTTTTATTTCAGAGAAGTTAGGTCCCTATATCTACAATTCTAATTAATGAAAAAGTTGTACAACTAGATTAAGTTCCAAGCCTTTTTAGTTTGGACTGGATTAATTTAGTAGTTTTAATTGGGTTATGGATGAAATTTGAAACTTCAAGATGGGTGTTTACTTTATCTTCTTCAAGGATCATGGACTTACTTGGAGTACAAGCAAGATAAGTAACCAAGAATGCAATAACCAATAAGGCCCTGGAGAAGCTGTATTAATTAATGCATTTAATTGGgatgaaattaaaaacaactcTTATGGGCAATGTCCATGTGATCTTAAATAACAACATCACTCTAATAAAGTGGCCAAGTGGGTGTGTTTATGTTATCTCCATACTCATCATCCCATGTTCATATATATAATGAGCCATACAAGTGAGTATTCTTAAAATTaagaaatttaattaatttagtttagtttagtttagtttcctTCCTTTTTACAAGTTTCAAAAGATAAATTAGTTCCTAAAAATGGGAAAACTctcatataattttaaataaaaattgaaaaactatTTTACACTTACATCCAATCACATAATGTCATATTAACGAAAACAACAACTTTTTATATTGACTACGTTAATTGTCATCCAAGAGAATAATTGTGATTGCACgactgtataaaatattttttacactgtcaatgcatgaaaattaaagtcgtttaaataattaaaagaaaacaaaggatATAGTAGTCCGTTTAATTATATAAAGAAGAGATTACTATGCCTTTCTTTAATTTATCCTAATTAATTATATGAGAAATTACTTAAGGATTTTCCCATGCTAAAACACTAATTgatctttcaaaatttttaatcaatatttactataataaaagaaagaaagaatacaCTTAAACTTAGTTTAGGTAAAACTTGtgctttcaaatttttttttaaataggagtGTTTCTGAAAATACCTAACAAATTATTttgtaaaattaaaaatctaatataattttatatattaataaatatctaaattttcgtgtttaaaaaaattatcttttaaaaattaacttttactaaactattttcaaaaaataaaaattttataaaaccagTCAGTTAGTCTAATCTTAGTAGATAATATTTCTTGGTATATAtactaaaagtaaaactaaaagaaagtaaaaggatATCCAAATAAGGTAAAGCTAGCTTGTTATCGGTGAGGCAGAACTAGATATATAGCTCTTTCACAaaattaagttaataaaaaaCAAAGTCTTTAAATGNNNNNNNNNNNNNNNNNNNNNNNNNNNNNNNNNNNNNNNNNNNNNNNNNNNNNNNNNNNNNNNNNNNNNNNNNNNNNNNNNNNNNNNNNNNNNNNNNNNNNNNNNNNNNNNNNNNNNNNNNNNNNNNNNNNNNNNNNNNNNNNNNNNNNNNNNNNNNNNNNNNNNNNNNNNNNNNNNNNNNaacgtaataaaaaaaatttaatgacaaaaatatatttattttttcatataaaatatgTAAGTAGCTATACTAAATCTGTCTAACCCAAAAAAATAGCTATACTAAATTGACCATAATAGCTAATACTTCATGTACAAGGGAATGATAGGTTATCATGAAGATTCAGCTTTTCCAATTTGGGGATTGAGATTAGTGGCGCACCATGCATTACGTTACAGCAATCCGTCACAACAAGCAACAAAATTAAAGAACATGTTTTGAtattggtttaattattctattggtctttatagtttcgtcaaattttcaattaggtttctatacttttttctttttaattgagtccttgcactaattttttttttaattgggtccctacactttttttcccttttatttaggttcctataccaattctttttttttagttggatccctataaaattaagccaattactactaagagagacttaattgaaaaaaaaattagtacaggaacccaattaaaaagaaaaaaaaatatataaagacctaattaaaattttcacaaaattatagagaccaacagaataattataCCTCTGATATTCAAGCTCATCAACACTCTAACCTACTAAAATAATGCCTTAATTTCTTGTATGTTGCTTTTGCTTAATGGAAccttccaaaccaacaaataatagcAAGTTCTAGTTTCTAACCCTTTAGCAATTGATTACCAAATTCTCCTTATAATAAACTACTACTAAGAGAGTATTATATGTTCCTAGTAATTTGAAATCATAAAACCAAATTTGTTAATTTGGTATTCAATATGAGTTTAGAAAGACGAATATCCAAATATATGTGTTGATATGGGATAATTAGATTTGGTAATTCTTTATCTTTTGATTGTCATATTTTTTAAGGTTTGAAAAAATCATATTAATTATTGAATTGGTAATGCTAGTTGGTGAGTGCAGTTGAGTTTGAGCTTTATAAATAAGTTCGATTATAAGTGAGTCGAGCTCAATTTTTGTAAGCTGAACTTGAGATGGGCCTAACTCGATTCACTTCCAACCCTATCCGTTTACTTGCAACTTTTTTTTTAACTCGATTGATCTAGTGGTCAATTCATAGTTAGCTTAATTGAActaatcaattaatcattcccaTAATCAGAACTGTGATATTTTTAACTCATATTTCATCCTTAGATTTTCTTATTGATACAAATATTTctcattttaaaataattattgtgTAATTTCTTTAGAATTAAGTTTTCCGTTACTAAAAAAAATTCTCTACAAATCGTTGGCAATTTCACTCTATTTTTTCTAATCTATGTagtatttttactttaatttcgataATTTCCCCTTATAAATTTCATATACAAGAATTTTACCTTGATTTTCACTCAAGAGCTTAATCCATCAAACATGGTAATAAGTAATAAATGTGTAACAAATAAGTATGACATATAGCAAGTAAGTTGGTCAATAAACGGAAATGTACAAGGATTAAGGATTAATGAACTTGTGAATGTTATACATCAATGTTTCACTAAATAATATCAATTTCATGCTATCACTCTTACGAAATTTTATTACCACAAACGCACTAATGTACATACATATATAGTTGACACTTAAGAACATATTTTCCTTGTAACATTGTGTGCCAAACTTTAGTAGTCTTGTGGACCatatcatatatcagttatgtagataaaaataaagatgaaaTCGGTTATATCATAAAGTTTCCATTCTTCAtttgcaaatatatatatatttaacataTCATATATATGGTGATGGTGTCATAAAACTGAACGTAACCATGCTTTCATATATCACTCTCTTCTTATTTTAGTAGCGTGATCTACATGCAAAAAGAAAGATTATCCTTTAAGCATACAATAACAGAAACCCATGACACAAAAATGCTTTAGAGTATGAGAcaccattttttaagaaaattattgtaCCCTTTTTGCTTCCATACATAAGCCACATAATAATAACCATACTTATTAAAAAGCTAGTTACCTAAtttttgtgattaaaaaaaatcacaattttcattttttaattagGATAACTACCTAAATCAGTCCTTTGAGGGTTTTAATATCAGATATTTTAGTCTCCAAATTtcaaaatacacaaaataatctCTAATATTTACTTCTGTTAGACAATATAATCCCCTTCTAATTTAATCCGTTTAATTGAAATAactgtttttaaatttttgaaatttgtcaGTTTTGAGATGACTGCTTTGAGATTTTTTAAACTTTTCGaggactattttatattttactcttCGGATTAAATTGGAGAGAGACTGTATTGTCTAACAGATATAAACGTTAAAAACAAGGTAGAGAAAATCGAGATTTTACatgaaatcaaaaaaataaattaagtacgtaaaatataaaattttaataagattTAAATGGTAAAATCGTCAGACCTAGTACAAATTTCGTAAAATCGactaattcatttaaaatcataatATCTaaagattttaagagttaaatcgaAATTCTAGCTACTATGATTAAAAatgttttgtatattttaaaatcTAAAAGACTAAAGTGTCCAATTTTTAAGACTACTTCAAGAACTCATATAATAACTACGTACTCAAAACATTAATTTATAGCCGAAATTGAGAATTCAGTACAGCTTCTTGATTATTTTCTAATGGCACATCTTGGCATCTTCCTCATTACTCATTGTTGATGTCCATAAGGAATATGTAACTTGcacattaatatttatttatttattttctattgttcaaTTTTATTCTCATTATTTAGTTGGTGATAACTAGCCTCCATGTTTTCCACTATATAAACCCTTCACATGCTACCATTTTTCTTCACCATCTTTCAATTCAAAATCTAAGCATTATATATGGAAATGAAGAAGTTCTTATTAGCCTCTGCTCTTTCACTTACTCTGCTTCTCGGCTTGTCCTGGCAAGCCGAGAGCTTCGACTTCAGCGAGAAGGATCTCGCGTCGGAGGACAGCCTCTGGGAGCTGTATGAGAAGTGGAGGAGCCACCACACGGTGACTCGAAGCATCGACGAAAAACTCAAGagattcaatgtgttcaaggccaatGTGATGCATGTCCACAACACTAAC contains the following coding sequences:
- the LOC107629357 gene encoding protein ABHD17B (The sequence of the model RefSeq protein was modified relative to this genomic sequence to represent the inferred CDS: added 42 bases not found in genome assembly) translates to MGGVTSSMAAKLAFFPPNPPSYKLIKEEATGLLLLDPFPHRENVEVLKFPNRRGTEIVAMYVRHPMAKSTLLYSHGNAADIGQMYELFIELSIHLRVNLMGYDYSGYGQSSGKPSEHNTYADIEAAYKYLEENYGTKQEDIILYGQSVGSGPTLDLAARLPRLRAVVLHSPILSGLRVMYPVKRTYWFDIYKNIDKIPLVKCPVLVIHGTADEVVDCSHGKQLWELCQQKYEPLWLKGGNHCNLELFPEYIRHLRKFISTVEKAPSQRLSFRRSVDRVEQSRGSVDTFETPRKSTDQRDKPRKSVDRTEKLKFHEYKINNADKLEKLRVHFDQVERSRRSVEYDKSRIMDLQDKSRRSVDVQFERPRKSIDWLDRVRPG
- the LOC107634137 gene encoding serotonin N-acetyltransferase 2, chloroplastic: MLLRGIISSPLPSLRLQLKPKLKTRNVVVSSQTPTNATSYPLSISDEVLESRGFVLRRSADGLNLDDLNGVFVAVGFPKRDPEKIRVALEHTESLLWVEYLRTRRPVAFARATGDGVFNAIIWDVVVDPSFQGVGLGKAVMERMISELLEKGIVNIALYSEPRVLGFYRPLGFVADPDGIRGMVYSRKNKKNKNK